The Winogradskyella schleiferi genome contains the following window.
CCAAAACAGCATTACAAGCAAAAATCAACATCTTCAAGACGTTTATTTAGAGATACGGACAACTCTTATATTGGTGGCGTCGCTGCTGGTTTAGGTCATTATTTTGGTTTAGATGCCTTATGGATCAGACTTATATGGGTCATCCTATTTTTTAGTGCTGGTACTGGAGTTTTATTGTACATTTTGCTTTGGGCCTTGATACCCGAAGCAAAAACCACAGCTGAAAAGCTGACCATGACTGGTGATCCCGTAAACATCAGTAACATCGAAAAAAAAATTAAAGACGGGATTGATTCCGTTTCAGAAAACTTTAAAAATGTAGATTTAAAAAAACACGGCGATAAACTGAAAGAAGGCTTTGACCATGTGTCTGATAACATTTCTGAATCGGTAAAAGGTGTTGATTTTCAGAAGCAAGGCAGTAAGTTAAAATCGAGCTCACAGTCCTTTTTTGAAACCATCGGTACTATCATCATGTTCTTTTTAAAGGTGATTGCCAAGTTTATTGGGATATTACTGATTATTATAGGCATTAGTGCAATTATTGCTTTAATAATTGCCTTTTTTACAGTTGGTGTTACCAATGCGCTTCATTTTCCAGGTATGGATTTTATAGATGCTTCCAATGCGGCTAACATTCCAATTTGGCTCATGTCTTTATTGTTGTTCTTTGCGATTGGAATTCCATTTTTCTTTATCTTTTATTTAGGTCTAAAGATTTTGGTAAACAACTTAAAATCTATCGGTAATGTGGCGAAATTCACCTTGTTGGGACTTTGGATCGTAGCCATCATAGGACTAATTATAACTGGCGTAAAGCAAGCCACAGAACAAGCGTATGATGCTAACTTCACTCAAATTGAAGAAACTATTAATATCACTTCAGAAGATACCTTAAAAATTAGCATGGTAAGCCATGATAGTTATAACAGGCATTTCAATAGAAATTTTCACGGTTATAAAATCATTCCAACGGACAGTGACCGAAATATCATTTCAACTACTGATGTTAGGTTCATTGTAAAATCGACCACAGATTCTTTAGCAAGTATTAAAATTAATGGTTTTGCAAGAGGCAGTAGTTATGATTTAGCGAGGGAACGTGCCCAGAATATTAGTTATAATTATTCGGTAGTTAATAATGTTCTGAAGTTAAATTCTTATTTAACAACGGATGCCATAAATAAGTTCAGCGATCAAAATGTAGAAATTATTTTGTACTTGCCAGAAGGCACTATCTTTTTTCCATCTGACTATGCATCGCGTTTTTCTCAAGGAAACAATTATCGTAGCAATTTATTGAGGTCCAACATGGATAATCATTATTATAAAGTCTTGGATGGCGATGTCGAATGCTTGGACTGTGTCGATGACTTTGAAGAGAAAGAGGAATTTAGTGAAGAATCTACCGAAATCATAGAAAACATTACAAAGGAAGGACCATCCAACGACGGTAAATCAAATGTAAGCTTAGAAATTAATGAAGATGGTGTCAATATTGAAGCAAATGACAATTGACACCTAACTTTCAACAGCTCATCATTTTATAATTTAGAACAAAGTCTAATCAACTTAAATTCACATCATAATATTTCATCAACCATTACTGAACCTTTTTCAGTATCAAAAAACCAACAGAAATTATGACCACACTAACAAGAATTATCGTAACCAGTATTATTAGTTTACTATTACTTTCCTGTAATTTGATAGAAGGTGTCGATGGCAATGGCCATGTTATAAACGTAGAAAGAGATATTTCATCAGACTTCAACGAAATTAAAGTCAGCCAAGGTTTAGACCTTTACATTACACAATCTGACAATGTCTCATTATCTATTGAAGCAGATGAAAACCTTCAAGATATTATTATGACAGAAGTTGAAAATAGTGTATTAAGAATCTATGCCACAGAAAACATAAGACGTGCCAATTCGAAAAAAATAATGTTGAATGTTGAAACCATTTCAGCGATTAAAGCAACAAGTGGCAGTGATGTCTATTCTAAAAACACCATTAAAGTTACGGATTTAGAATTAAACAGTACAAGTGGTGCTGACGTTAAGTTGGATGTAAAAACGAAATCTTTAAACTGTCATGCCACAAGCGGAAGCGATATAAAATTGAGTGGTTCTACAAACGCATTGATTGCTGAAGCCACTAGTGGAAGTGATATTAACGCATCAGAGCTTGAGGCCGAAACCTCTAATGTTAGGGCCACAAGTGGAGCGGATATTTCTGTCAATACATCAAAATCGTTAATCGCTAAGGCCACCAGTGGTGGCGATATTAGATACTCTGGAAATCCTGAAAACCTAGAAAAATCAGATACTTCTGCAGGAAGTGTTAGAAAACAATGAACCAACCGTTTTAAGATAAATGAAAATCTTTTAGAATTCAATCAATTAACAACCAGTCAATTATAACCCATCCTAAATTCAATTTTGAGTTTGGGATGGTTTTTGTTTATGTATGTTTAATTGCTTTTAATTGACCAATATTAAACAGAAATCATTAATATTGACAATCGGAACATTTTATTAAAGTCAGAAACCGAAATAAGTGACTTTAGAAATGAGTTTTGTGTCTCTTAAAAGACAGTAAACCTTACATTATGAAAAAATTAGTACTCATTCTTTTTATAACACTTGTTGCTACACCAATAGTAACGGCACAATCGGATGAAAAAATTAAAGGCGATAGAAACGTCACTATCAAACAAACTTACATTGATGATTTCCATACAATAGTAGTTGATGGCGATTTTTCAATCGAAGTGGTTTATAATAGTAAGCCTTCCGTAAATGTGGAAGCCGATGATAATTTACATGAAGTGATTCAATTCAACGTGGTTGATGGTATTCTCACATTTATTGAAACCATGCGCATAACCTCTAAGAAGAAATTGAAAATAACCGTAAATTATGGTGATGGGCTTCATACCATTGAAACCAGAGGTGATGGCGAGATCAGATCATTGACATCTATGGAACTTGGTGATGTGACCCTTACTACAGCGGATGATTCTAGAGCCTACTTAAATATTAATGCAAAAACCATCAATTACAAGAGCTCCGGAAAATCGAAAACACGCTTAAACCTTAACGCAGAAAGCACGAAAATTGAATTAAGCGATAATAGTAAATTAGATGCTTTAATTAATAGTAAAATCACAGGTTTTATATTGTACCAACGTGCTGATGCTGTGGTTGAAGGTACAGCTAATAGCTCTATTTTTCAATTGGATAGTTCAACCAATTTTGATGGTGCAAAATTTGACGTAAAAACGGCTGATGCCAGTTTAGAAGACAGTAGTGATTTAACGATTTCCGCAAACGAACGTATTACCATAGCCGCTTCTGGCGATAGTGAAATTTACCTTTTTGGAAATCCTGCAATAACCATCACAAAGTTTGAAGATACTTCTAAACTACAGAAGAAGATGCGTTAACTAAGAAAGAATTCTCATTCTAATATGTTAAGAGAAAACTGAATCTCAATTTCAGGCGATACCTTAACCATACCCAGCATTTTGGTTGGTGCAGTTAAATTAAAGTCGTTAATATTTAAAGGCATCACACCATTTACATGTAAATCACTGCCCTTAGTTATACAAATAGGAACTGCATATGTCCTTACAATATTACTCAATGTAATTTCTATGACTGCCGTCGTTTCGTTATCGTTGGCATGAACTTTTGAGATTTCTTTTAACTTAAGTACTATCTCAGGGAATTCCTCAGTATTAAGTAATTTATTAAAGTCTCTATTAATAGCCTTACCACCACAATTAAATTCAATATTAGGTAGTGTTAACTTGGTGTTATTAAATTTTATACTATTGTCATAATCTCTATAATTAATTCTAATCTCGGTTGAAATAGTCGTCATATCAAAATGACATTCAAATGCACCAACATTAGTCTTACCTTTAATTTTAAGATAACTTTCAGAAGATAGAACCACTGTTGATTCTTTAGATTCTATCGTTTCTACTTCAGAAAAAGCAGTAAACACAAATCCAAAGAAAAACAAAAAGATAATTGAAACTGTCTTAATCATAATTAAATATAAAAAAATAAGACCTCCACCCCAAAAGATGAAGGTCATTTTTATAATACTAATGCTTAGAAACTTATTACTGCTTCTAACATAAGTCCATCAAATTGACCATCTTCAAATTGGTCACCTTCTGCAAAATCGTTATATTTTTGACTTACATATTCTGCTTTCATAAGTACATTTTTAGTCATGAACCAACCTGCACCTAATTGAAATCTATTAATGCTTATTTCATCACCACTAGCTAATTCAGAATTTACAGTATTGTAACGGGCACCTAAAAATAAATCTTCTGTTTCTCCAAATCTGTAAATAACTTCACCTGCAAACTGTTCAGTATTTCTTCTGTCCATTTCTGTTAATCTTTTTCCTGAAGTTAATTCAATTGTACCAAACACTTCTAAACCACCATACTTTACAAATGGATTAACCATAATGGCAGTAATTTGATTCCCGTAGCTTGGATCAAAGCGACCTGATCTAAATGCTGATGAACCATCCACTTCCATTACGCTATAATATCTAGACCCTGCTCTATCTGCTGAATATAAATATACATTTGGTGCATAACCCGTATTATATAAAGACCCTGTTAATCTAAATCTAAAATCATCTGAGATTTGCTTATCATATCCTAATTTAGCTAAAAATACTGCACCACCTGTAGAACCGTCAGAAACTGTAACTTTTTGGTTTAATTTACCGTTTGTGAATCCGATCATACCAAAAAGTCCCATGTCTGTTCTATAGTAAACTTCTGCACCAACCTCTGTTGTAAACGAATCCATGATTAAGTTTCCAACAAATGGGTTGTAAATTGCTTGGGCATTATCTGTTCTTCTAAAGTGTGCATCACCATAATTATTCTCCATATGACCAATTTTAATAGTGGTATGTTTCATAAGGTCTGCCATAAATCCTTCAGAGATAAAATCTAATTTATCTATTTGAAAATATCCACCTTTAACATATGGTTCTGGGTGATGACGAGAAGATAAATACGTTCTCAAGTGCATGCTAACACCATCATAAAGAGCTACATCTAAATCTAAGTTAGCCGTTGCTAAGTTAAAGTTATAACCTATTTCTCCTAATGGCACAGCACCTGAATTTTCATGATCTATAGCTTGATACTGTAATGCAAATGAGCCTCCAATTCTTACGTATACGTTTTCAAAAGTTGTTAGTGTATCCTTTGGTGCTTCAAATACATTAACACCTCTTTGGTCTGGTTGCCTAAAATTATCTAAGTTTCTTTTGTTTTTAGTTTGTGCCGATATTGAATATCCCATTGTTAACACAATCACAAATGTTACTAGTTTTAATACTGATTTCATAATTTTTAAATTTAAGTTAGTTGAATTTGAGTTTTATCTATTTTTGTTCGAATACTGATTTGAATTCAATTTTAATTTCATCACCTGTTTTGATAGTTCCTAATAAAGCTTTAGGCGGATCAATTCCAAAATCAGTCATTTTAAAGGATTTTTCACCATCTAGGAAAACTTTATTTCCTTCCAATCTCACTGTCATATCAATGGTAATTGATTTAGTTACGCCAGAAATTGTTAATTTTCCTAAAGCAGAAATTTTGAAAGATTGATCAGACACCTTAGTAACTTGTTTTAAGGAAGTAAGGCTAAAGTCAATAGTTTTATGATCATCTGTGTTTAAAGCTTTAAAAGTGTTTTTATCCATCGCGGATTTTCCACTTTTAAGACTTTCTGCAACTACAGAAATATTAAGACTACTAATCTCTAGTGTTTCTGAGTTGGTGATAACCACTTTACCTGATTGTTTTTCCGTCTCTAATGTCCAATCGTGCAAAGAAGAAGTACCATGCACTTCTAAAACAGAAGCCGAATTATTTAGAGTATAATTTTGAGATGTAGCAATCTGAAAAGAAAATAGACTAATTAGTAAAACTGATAAAAAGAAGCTTGGGAGTTTAATTGAATTTTTCATACCTGTGTTTTTAATATTCATAATTGTGTTTTCAATATTTATGCAAAGATTTAAATAATAACCATTACCAATTATGATAAAAATCATGATTTATTTTTTTTTTAAAACAGTCAATTATAAAACTCAAAATATTGAATAAAAAAAAGCCGAAGTGTTTAACTTCGGCTTTATATATAGGAGGTAACTAATTTAATTATAGGTCGAAGTTGCCACTTCAAAATCAGAATCTTTAGCCGCTAAATAACGCTCAGCATCCAAAGCTGCCATACAACCTGTTCCGGCTGCTGTAATGGCTTGTCTATAAACATGGTCTGCGGCATCTCCACTTACAAACACTCCTTCTACATTGGTTTTGCTTGTTCCTGGTTTGGCATTAATGATATAACCCGTTTCATCTAAATCTAAATACTCTTTAAAAATATCCGTGTTTGGTTTATGACCAATCGCCACGAAGAAACCTGTCGCCTTAATATCGTGCTTTTCGTTGGTTTGATTATTAAATACACGAACTCCAGTCACTACTTGACCATCTCCTAACACTTCTTCGGTTTCTGTATTATATAAGATTTCAATATTCTCTGTATTTTTAACGCGTCTTGCCATAATTTTAGAGGCTCTAAATTCGTCACGTCTTACCAACATGGTTACTTTTTTACAAAGTTTACTCAAATAATGGGCTTCCTCACAAGCGGAATCTCCTGCGCCTACAATTACCACTTCTTGATTTCTATAAAAGAAACCATCACAAACCGCACAGGCAGAAACACCGCCACCTAGTTTTAGATATTTTTGTTCAGATGGCAGGTTTAAATATTTTGCAGAAGCTCCTGTTGATATAATTATGGTATCAGCATGAATTTCTTTCTCTTCATTGACCCAAGCCTTATGAATATCTCCAGAAAAGTCAACTTTTGTAATCCAGCCATGGCGAACATCTGTTCCAAAACGTTCGGCTTGTTTTTGTAGCTCAATCATCATTTCTGGCCCTGTGATTCCATCAGGATAACCTGGGAAATTTTCAACATCATTAGTTGTTGTTAATTGACCACCAGGCTGTTCCCCTTGATATAACACAGGAAACATATTAGCTCTAGATGCATATATTGCGGCTGTGTATCCTGCTGGTCCAGAACCTATAATTAAACACTTTACTTTTTCAATTGTATCAGACATAATTTTGTATTTTATTCCGTAAAACAAAAGTAGGTTTTTTGAATAAAACCTTACTTAGAAGTTATCAACACTCACTATAGTATCATAAATATTATAAATAGGTGCCATTTCTCCATTTTATTTTGTAAATTTTAGGTGTATAATAGCAAAATCCAATACATTATGAAATCTAAATGGCTAATCCTAATTATGGTATTGATGCTTGTAGTTGCTTGCAAGGACCAATCAAAAACCGATGTTGAAACTATTGAAGTGGAGACCGAAATGAAAGCAAACGATAATAGTCTTATGGGCACATGGGAACTTGTTGGATTTTATAATTATAACGACAATGTGGTTGTAGATTCATTTTCCAATAACACGATATCTAGACAAGTAAAAATGTACACGGATAGTAAAGTGATGTGGTGCAAATTGCTAAAGACAGATTCTATTGAATTTTTTGGTTATGGCTCTTATGACTATGATGATGGCCATTTAACCGAAGTCCTGGATTTTGGTTCTGCATTTATGAATGAAGTGATTGCAGAAAACAAGGAATTTAACTTTCAACTTGAATTATCAGAAGATCGTTTCGAGCAAATTGAATTGGATGATGATGGGAATAAAATTTATTCTGAAAATTACGTTAGGATTGAATAACTTTTCAATATCACTAAATATTAGTACGTGATATCGTAAATATTCTAATTCAGAAGTTGACTATCTCTGATACGAATCTGAACTTATATCATAATTATCTCTGTAATCAGAAATTAGTATCAGGTTAGCCTTTTTTCGGCTGAATTCAAACTTACAATCAATGAGGGTCTTACTTTAAACTTATTGGCCTTTATTCAAACGCTTTAAAATTGATCTTTTACTAAATAACAAAAAATAATAGCCTTGAGAATTTTGAGCTTCTCAAGGCTATTTTAGTATTTAAATTAAATTATATCGGTTTATTTTTTTACAACTCCTTTTAATAAAGATAGTACAAAAAGCACTATAAATATAAAGAATACGATTTTAGCGATTCCTGCTGCTGCTCCAGCAATGCCTCCAAAGCCAAGAATGGCTGCTATGATTGCTATTATAACGAATGTGATTGTCCAACGTAACATAATGTTTTGATTTTTAGTTATTCGGTCAGTATTTCTAACCTTCAATACAAAGATGACATTTATTTAGGAGTTTGATTTGCTCATATCCAACTGATATTGACCGAATTGATAGTCATATACTTTATAAAAAAAAGCGAATTCCCTAACCGAGAATTCGCCTTATCTACTAGGTAACCAACCTATACTAAACTAATAAAAGTATTTCAACTAATATTGCTTTAAATTATATATTACAAATCTAAGGCCTAAGTAAAACATCCATTAACTCTATAAAAGAAGTTATTAACTCAAAACGATACAGATTTAAAAAATAGTTCATAAATTAAAAAATTGGTATTTATATTAACTTTCAGAGCATTATCAAAGTCTACAATTTCTATTAAACGTAAATCTGAAACAGTGAAAGCCGATAATGGCATGGATGGACACAACTTTTATTAGATAAATCTGGTGTCGATATCAAAGGAAATAATGAATAAGGAATCCACTATTTCAGGGAAAGAATAGGTAAACCAACATAATCAGCGGGTTCTAGCACATCATCATAAATAATATCATTTTTATAAAATTCCCGAGATATTGTATGTGCCTTCAATTCGAGTCTATTAATATTTTCTATGCGCGAATTTGACAATTCCAAATCGTTGCTCAACCATTTTTTACAATGCGCGTTATCCATGGCAATCGGAAAATCATGGCCTATATTGTGTATATTCTTGAAATCATTTTTTAATGCCGTAGTAATTAGGCTTACCGATAAAAAACCATCAGCTAAAGTTGAATAAATACCTGCCAAAGCAAATGGTTTGTGATTCTCTTCATAAACAAAAAATGGATATACTTCGCCATCAAATAAATAAGAGGTAAAAAACCCAGAAACAATTACTAGACATCGCTGTTCATTTAGTAATGGATAAGCCCAATCTAAAGTATTGATTTTATTTATTGAAATATTGAGCGTATTAGTAAGGCTCTGAAAACTATCCCAATCTTCCTTATACTCTTGCGGCAATATTCCCCAAATTGCATAATCAATTTGTTTAGGATTATTCATGGTAATAACTGGTAAAGACTGTTCTGAAAGTCCGTTTATAATTGGAGCGGTTTTGTAAAGTAGCGGGTATTTAAATTTAGCATCAAAAGCATCTTCAATTTTCAGTACATTGTTTGTATTTGATAATTTATAAAACATACTTATTTTTTATGCAAGTAAGTGATTATTATCATTTTTTGTTATCCTGAATACATAAAAAACTATCGCAATAAAAAAACAAATGTTAATATTAAAGCATGGTTATTGCCACAAATGGTTTATAAAATATATGATGTTAAGTGCATAATTTGTCCTGTATTGGATTGAGGAAAATGAACTCAGTATAATTATATATAACCTAGAAAATGAAAATATATTAAAGACGCTTAGTTTTTTAAATTTGGATTATTACCACCAATAATTATTGTATAAATATGTTTTTGGTATTATCGAATTTAACAATCATAATCTATCTAAGTTTAATCCCATAAAAAAGCGTTTATTAAATGAATAATAAACGCTTTCTAAAATTCTAGTTAATTTTCGAATTTACTTCAAATTCTCTAAGGATTTTACTTGAGATAAATCGCTTTCAATTTGATTTTTCTGAGACAGTAAAATTGACTTTGTACTGCTAGGCAAGCTAGTTTCTTGTAATACGTCGTTGTATTCCTCTACTGCTGCTTTCTCGCCTCTTATCGCTTCCTCTAACATTGATTCTGCGTCATCAGCGGAGAACAAAGCTTTTACGTCCATCCATGTTCTATGTGCTGCGCCTGTAAAGCTTCCTCCTTTATCTACGTCTTCTCCAAAAGTTCTGATTTCTGACTTAAGATCGTGTCCAAACGATTTTCTTTCCTGAGCCTTGCGACCAAAATAAGTCTTTAATCCGACGTGATCCGTGTTTTCTGCAGCTTTATGATAGCCCTTTTCACCATCATAATTCTTTTCTAATAATGCATTTAACTTCTTTCCTACTTCTTCTGTGTATGCTGCCATTTTATTCTGTTTTTAAATATTATAGATGATTTTTTTAGTAGATGCTCATCTCATTACATCTCATCTCAAATGCTTTATTTCAACATTTGTTTTTCATACTCAAAAATAGCTGTCTTTTAAAGCATTCATTAGTTCAATTGCAGAAGAAATTGACGCGATTAATCTAAGCCATAAATCTTAACACATTTTATGATAAATTGCCGTTAATTAAAGGAAAACAAGTCTAAGCTGGATAGTGTTGACGTGGATATTAGAGCTATTTTAATTAAAGAAAAAAGCTACCAAATTAAATTTCTAAAATCGGTCTAAAACCTATTATTGAAATCCAAATTGATAGCTAAGCTACTAACCGTAATTCTTATTTACCTATGCTCTTGCATATAGTCGTTATATTTTGTGGCTAACTCCTCTTTCTGCTTTTCGCTGAATACTTTTCCTGAAAGTTGAAAAAACGAATGTTCTTCATCTTCTAAATGATGCTCCACTTTATGCTTTAAATCTTTAGCAATTTTTAACCAGGCCGAAGAGTCCATTTCGGTTTTCTCCAATTGTTCAACAAGTTCATCAATTTCATGATGCTCTGCAATACCATGTCTGGCGTGATCTTGCATCTTATCGGTTGGAATCAATGGTTTGTAAAAATGTCTTTCTTCAGCATTAGCATGAAGGGTCAACTCTTTGCGAAGCTCTTTAAACAAATGGGTTCGCGTCTTTGTATCGCCAGATGTGTCCACCAATTTGTCTAATAAATTGCGTTGGATATCGTGATCTTTTCTAATGGCTTCATAAATATTCATATTAGTCTTTATTTTATAAACAAAAATACGGACACAATTGCCTTTAAATTTGCTCTATTACGCCAAAGCTTAACTGATTTACTGCTTATTGCGTTTATTTACACTGTCTATTGATGTTTTTTGAAATATTTATGAAGTTCATACTAGAAAAAAACCTAATTTTACAACGCATTAATTTAATTATTTAACTATGTTAATCTGTATTCCCGACATTAGTGGCTTCACAAAATTTATGAGTGCTGCTGAAGCCGAAATTAGTGCAAAAGTGATACCAGCATTACTGAACCAAATAATATACGCTAACGAAATTGGATTAAGGGTCTCCGAAATTGAAGGTGATGCTGTGCTTTTTTTCAAAAGAGGAGAATTACCATCATTGAAACAACTGATTGACCAGTGCACTTATTTTTATTCTGAATTTTATAAACAATTAGCAACCTTAGACCAGAAATTTGAAACAAGTGGCAAACCCATTATTAAGTCATTAGGACTAAAAATAATTCTACACTTTGGAGAAGAGGTTGAAGCTGTAAACATTGGAAAACATATAAAATTAATGGGCGAAGATGTTGTTATTGCACACAAACTTTTAAAAAACACCATTGACAAAGACGACTATATTTTATTTTCTCAAACGTTATTGAATCAATACAATACCGACGATTTAGACAAAAGGTTATTCTGGTCACAACTCGGTAAAGGTGACGAAAATTATAAGCACATTGGAGATGTGAACTATGCTTATGTTGATCTCAAACCTCTAAATTCATTAAATTCAACAAAATACTAAAAAAACTCATGATCGAAATAGCACTAACACCTTCGAACACTAAAGATATCCTGACTCAAATCTCTGAGCATTTGGACGGAACTATCGAAGAACGTTGGGGTGAATACACCATGACAATTGACAATGCCAATGCGTGTGGTAATATCACTTATATACCTTTTGATTGGGGCGTTAATTTATTGGATTTTGATATTAAATTTTATAAGGAATTTGTCCTTAGAATTGAAGCTGAAGATTTCAATCCTATACGATTTATTTATAACCTAAAAGGTGCTTTTACACATCGCGTAGGCGTACAAAACGAAGAGCATAAAACCCAACAGTTTCAATCCGTAATTTTTGCTAATAAATCTGTCGGTGTTAATTATTTGCACTTTCTTAAAAATGAAACGCTTCAAATAAACGTCATTCAAATAGTACGCAAGGAGTTTTTGAAGAAAAAAACCACAGATGTCTCTTCGCTAAACAAAAAATTATATGAAGTTTTTGTAGACACAGATCATGAAAACCGATTTGTACATTATGGAGAATTGAATTTAAAAATGGCGGATGATGTAAAGTCTATTCACAACATTAAATCGAAAGGAATGCTGCGCATATTAAAAATCGAAGCCAAGGTTTATGAAATTCTTTCGCAGCATATCCAACAACACAATAGACAAAGTAGTGGTAAAAAACTACCTAAATCATTAACAAAGCAAGAACTTAGAACAATTAAGAAAATTTGTGACATAATTCAAAAAGAACCTGCAAAACAATACTCCTTAGATCAAATGTCCTTAGATTACGGCTTGTCCCAAGCTAAGCTTCAAGATGGTTTTAAGTTTCTTTATAAACGAACAGTTACTGAATTTATTCGTCATATAAGATTAGAAAAAGCAAGGAATTTAATAAAAACCACGGATTTAAATATTTCTCAAATTGTATATTCCATTGGTTTTACCAGCAGAAGTTATTTTTCAAAAATTTTTAAAGAAAAATATGGAATTTCACCTAATGAATTTAAAAAGCAAATTATTTCAAAAGTAAAAATGCAATAACATTATTTACCGAAAATCCATTTCCTTATCAAGGCGATAAAACTGTATTTTCCTGTAAGTTTCAATGCCGTGCTCACCCAGTTCAATGGTTGCAGATCTTCCTTAAACTCACTTTTAATCAACTTAAGTTCTTCCCAAGCAATATCACGCTCCAATTTATGACGTTTCAAATCGTTTTCAATCTCTTTAAAAGTAGTATATTCTTTCATGTTAATTAAAAAATTTTGGTCCTAGTTTCTTAATAATGTACGAGTTGAATTTCGCTCTCATCAGATAGATTAAAATCGATATTATAAAATAAGCAATACCCACTATTAAAAATCCAAGCGGATAGCTGCTAACCGCCTTACCTATCTCAATACCTGCTGCTATTGATAAAAACAGCAAACTAGCAAACA
Protein-coding sequences here:
- a CDS encoding DUF2652 domain-containing protein codes for the protein MLICIPDISGFTKFMSAAEAEISAKVIPALLNQIIYANEIGLRVSEIEGDAVLFFKRGELPSLKQLIDQCTYFYSEFYKQLATLDQKFETSGKPIIKSLGLKIILHFGEEVEAVNIGKHIKLMGEDVVIAHKLLKNTIDKDDYILFSQTLLNQYNTDDLDKRLFWSQLGKGDENYKHIGDVNYAYVDLKPLNSLNSTKY
- a CDS encoding ferritin-like domain-containing protein, producing MAAYTEEVGKKLNALLEKNYDGEKGYHKAAENTDHVGLKTYFGRKAQERKSFGHDLKSEIRTFGEDVDKGGSFTGAAHRTWMDVKALFSADDAESMLEEAIRGEKAAVEEYNDVLQETSLPSSTKSILLSQKNQIESDLSQVKSLENLK
- a CDS encoding hemerythrin domain-containing protein, with the translated sequence MNIYEAIRKDHDIQRNLLDKLVDTSGDTKTRTHLFKELRKELTLHANAEERHFYKPLIPTDKMQDHARHGIAEHHEIDELVEQLEKTEMDSSAWLKIAKDLKHKVEHHLEDEEHSFFQLSGKVFSEKQKEELATKYNDYMQEHR
- a CDS encoding DUF6327 family protein, producing the protein MKEYTTFKEIENDLKRHKLERDIAWEELKLIKSEFKEDLQPLNWVSTALKLTGKYSFIALIRKWIFGK
- a CDS encoding helix-turn-helix domain-containing protein — encoded protein: MIEIALTPSNTKDILTQISEHLDGTIEERWGEYTMTIDNANACGNITYIPFDWGVNLLDFDIKFYKEFVLRIEAEDFNPIRFIYNLKGAFTHRVGVQNEEHKTQQFQSVIFANKSVGVNYLHFLKNETLQINVIQIVRKEFLKKKTTDVSSLNKKLYEVFVDTDHENRFVHYGELNLKMADDVKSIHNIKSKGMLRILKIEAKVYEILSQHIQQHNRQSSGKKLPKSLTKQELRTIKKICDIIQKEPAKQYSLDQMSLDYGLSQAKLQDGFKFLYKRTVTEFIRHIRLEKARNLIKTTDLNISQIVYSIGFTSRSYFSKIFKEKYGISPNEFKKQIISKVKMQ